A genome region from Rhodanobacter thiooxydans includes the following:
- a CDS encoding polysaccharide deacetylase family protein, translating to MYHNIARAPPDLRVYRSLFVSPAAFARQMWLLRRLGYRGLSMSAAMPYLRGERSGRVAVITLDDGYVDNLDAALPILQRHGFSATCYVVSGSIGRYNQWDAERLGVRKPLMSAEQLRDWHRGGMEIGAHSRSHPRLTQCSDAQLHDEIHGSKATLEDRLGTPVSQFCYPYGDADDRVAGVAREAGFDAATTTRRGRAIAGMDLWQLPRVQVARHHLLPQFALRVLSRYEDRRA from the coding sequence ATGTATCACAACATCGCGCGCGCGCCGCCCGACCTGCGCGTGTACCGCAGCCTGTTCGTGAGCCCGGCGGCGTTCGCGCGGCAGATGTGGCTGTTGCGCCGGCTCGGTTACCGCGGACTGTCGATGTCGGCCGCGATGCCCTACCTGCGCGGCGAGCGCAGCGGCCGCGTCGCCGTGATCACGCTGGACGACGGCTACGTGGACAACCTGGACGCCGCCCTGCCCATCCTGCAGCGCCACGGCTTCAGCGCCACCTGCTACGTCGTCAGCGGCAGCATCGGCCGCTACAACCAGTGGGACGCCGAACGGCTGGGCGTGCGCAAGCCGCTGATGTCGGCGGAGCAGCTCCGCGACTGGCACCGCGGCGGCATGGAGATTGGCGCGCACAGCCGCAGCCACCCTCGCCTGACGCAATGCAGTGACGCCCAGCTGCACGACGAGATCCACGGCAGCAAGGCCACGCTGGAGGATCGCCTCGGCACCCCGGTCAGCCAGTTCTGCTACCCGTACGGCGACGCCGACGACCGCGTGGCCGGCGTGGCGCGCGAGGCCGGCTTCGATGCCGCCACCACCACCCGGCGCGGCCGCGCCATTGCCGGCATGGACCTGTGGCAGCTGCCGCGGGTGCAGGTGGCGCGCCACCACCTGCTGCCGCAATTCGCCCTGCGCGTGCTGTCGCGCTACGAGGATCGCCGCGCGTGA
- the lpxL gene encoding LpxL/LpxP family Kdo(2)-lipid IV(A) lauroyl/palmitoleoyl acyltransferase: MPRPRFTRSLLAPRHWPAWLGAGVIWLIARLPQRALMWLGRRLGALVRLVPSERRRIAAANIALCFPELDAAARAALVDANLRDIGLMLVEFALGWMGSERRMAAIPTRIEGLQHLEAARAQGKGVLLVGGHFSHLELCARLVSRRIRIAGMYRRMDSAVFEWVVLRARLDYADAMFEKDDLRGTVKYLRGGGTLWYAPDQDMRSKDTVFVPFFGVPAATITATHHLARMSGALVIPFFHRRLPDGGGYALRLGAPLDGFPGADAAADTARVNACIEQMVRAAPEQYLWVHKRFKTRPPGAPAIY; this comes from the coding sequence ATGCCACGCCCCCGCTTCACCCGCTCGCTGCTCGCGCCGCGCCACTGGCCGGCGTGGCTGGGCGCGGGCGTGATCTGGCTGATCGCGCGGCTGCCGCAGCGCGCGCTGATGTGGCTGGGCCGGCGGCTCGGCGCGCTGGTGCGGCTGGTTCCTTCCGAGCGCCGGCGCATCGCCGCGGCGAACATCGCGCTGTGCTTTCCCGAACTCGACGCTGCCGCGCGTGCCGCGCTGGTCGACGCGAACCTGCGCGACATCGGCCTGATGCTGGTGGAGTTCGCGCTGGGCTGGATGGGCAGCGAGCGGCGCATGGCCGCCATCCCGACCCGTATCGAGGGGCTGCAACACCTCGAGGCGGCGCGCGCGCAGGGCAAGGGCGTGCTGCTGGTCGGCGGGCACTTCTCGCACCTGGAGCTGTGCGCGCGACTGGTCTCGCGGCGCATCCGCATCGCCGGCATGTACCGCCGGATGGATTCGGCCGTATTCGAGTGGGTCGTGCTGCGCGCGCGACTGGACTACGCCGACGCGATGTTCGAGAAAGACGACCTCCGCGGCACCGTGAAGTACCTGCGCGGCGGCGGCACGCTGTGGTACGCGCCGGACCAGGACATGCGCAGCAAGGACACCGTGTTCGTGCCGTTCTTCGGCGTGCCGGCGGCCACCATCACCGCCACCCATCACCTGGCGCGCATGTCCGGCGCGCTGGTGATCCCGTTCTTCCACCGCCGCCTGCCGGATGGCGGGGGCTACGCGCTGCGCCTCGGCGCGCCACTGGACGGCTTCCCCGGCGCCGACGCAGCAGCCGACACCGCCCGCGTCAACGCCTGCATCGAGCAGATGGTGCGCGCAGCGCCCGAGCAGTACCTGTGGGTGCACAAGCGCTTCAAGACCCGCCCGCCCGGGGCGCCCGCGATCTACTGA
- the waaA gene encoding lipid IV(A) 3-deoxy-D-manno-octulosonic acid transferase — MRYLYTLAMYLATPLLVLRLLARGVRSRPYHWRWPERFGFFDPPGFRGSLWVHAVSVGEVNAAEPLIKALRRDYPNAPLVITTVTPTGTARVQQLFGNSVFHVYLPYDLPYSVGRFLKKIRPRLALIVETEIWPNLYFACHRRGIPLMIVNARLSERSLRGYKPLRGLLRSALRCVRLIAAQSRTDAARYRLLGAAPEQVLVTGNMKFDMPIPDGAVAEGATMRGHWGPRRPVWIAASTHEGEEQAVLEAHLQVLKRLPDALLLLAPRHPERFKLVEHTVRSLGFTVATRSLDGVPSTAHQVFVIDAMGQLMPFFAASDLAFVGGSLVPIGGHNLLEPAALSVPVLVGPHTFNFEEITRSLIEEGGAERVADAARLGPAALKLLLDAVARARMGQAAQRVFERERGAVQRVMRLIDALLQE; from the coding sequence TTGCGTTACCTCTATACCCTCGCGATGTATCTGGCGACGCCGCTGCTGGTGCTGCGGCTGCTGGCGCGTGGCGTGCGTTCGCGGCCGTACCACTGGCGCTGGCCGGAGCGCTTCGGCTTTTTCGACCCGCCCGGTTTCCGCGGCAGCCTGTGGGTGCATGCGGTGTCGGTGGGCGAGGTGAACGCGGCTGAGCCGCTGATCAAGGCGCTGCGGCGCGACTACCCGAACGCGCCGCTGGTGATCACCACGGTTACCCCGACCGGTACCGCACGCGTGCAGCAGTTGTTCGGCAACAGCGTGTTCCACGTCTACCTGCCGTACGACCTGCCGTACTCGGTGGGCCGCTTCCTGAAGAAGATCCGGCCGCGGCTGGCGCTGATCGTGGAAACCGAGATCTGGCCGAACCTGTACTTCGCCTGCCACCGGCGCGGCATTCCGCTGATGATCGTCAATGCGCGACTGTCGGAGCGCTCGCTGCGTGGCTACAAGCCGTTGCGCGGGCTGCTGCGCTCGGCGCTGCGCTGCGTGCGGCTGATCGCTGCGCAGTCGCGCACCGATGCGGCCCGCTACCGCCTGCTCGGGGCCGCCCCGGAGCAGGTGCTGGTCACCGGCAACATGAAGTTCGACATGCCGATCCCCGACGGCGCGGTGGCCGAAGGCGCCACGATGCGCGGACACTGGGGGCCGCGGCGGCCGGTGTGGATCGCGGCCAGCACCCACGAGGGCGAGGAGCAGGCGGTGCTGGAGGCACACCTGCAGGTGCTGAAGCGTCTGCCCGACGCGCTGCTGCTGCTGGCGCCGCGCCATCCGGAGCGTTTCAAGCTGGTCGAACACACGGTGCGCAGTCTCGGCTTCACGGTCGCCACGCGCAGCCTCGACGGGGTGCCGTCCACTGCGCACCAGGTGTTCGTGATCGACGCCATGGGGCAGCTGATGCCGTTCTTCGCGGCCTCCGACCTGGCCTTCGTCGGCGGCAGCCTGGTGCCGATCGGCGGCCACAACCTGCTGGAGCCGGCGGCGCTGTCGGTGCCGGTGCTGGTGGGGCCGCACACCTTCAACTTCGAGGAGATCACCCGCAGCCTGATCGAGGAGGGCGGCGCCGAGCGCGTGGCAGATGCCGCACGGCTGGGGCCGGCCGCGCTGAAGCTGTTGCTCGATGCGGTCGCGCGCGCGCGCATGGGGCAAGCCGCGCAGCGCGTGTTCGAGCGCGAACGCGGCGCGGTGCAGCGGGTCATGCGGCTGATCGACGCCCTGCTGCAGGAGTGA
- a CDS encoding TolC family outer membrane protein codes for MRLKLLTLALALAAVSLPGHSEDLLDAYRDARANDPVLSQADATRLATAEGVDQARALLLPQIGASMSLNQINGGNQIGHSRTRSINGTLSQTVLDFSKYANLKAAHSASDAQDELYQAAAQELYGRVAAAYFGVLTSEDELTFAKANEDAFRQQYEQSDQRFKVGLSAITDVYQAKAYYEAAKSQTIATQNTLNDAREALTQVTGKPTGELKKLRDDLPMQPPTPADQDSWVKQALETNPNLLTQKYNVQTAQHNISAARAGHLPTITAGVSYGKGAGWSDSNAGARYRDPSSTTIGLTLNVPIFSGGFTQSRVRQSIYQRDAATDALEAQRRQVVRDTLNYYRSVIAGIAQVESAKASVESGRKALEATRAGFEVGTQTMTNVLLAIQVLTSSESSYSQARHQFILNKLLLRQTAGTAELKDIEEINALLQ; via the coding sequence ATGCGTTTGAAGCTGCTTACCCTTGCCCTGGCCCTGGCTGCCGTCTCGCTGCCCGGTCACAGCGAGGATCTGCTCGATGCTTATCGCGATGCGCGCGCCAACGATCCGGTGTTGTCGCAGGCCGACGCCACCCGCCTGGCCACCGCCGAGGGGGTGGACCAGGCGCGCGCGCTGCTGCTGCCGCAGATCGGCGCCAGCATGAGCCTCAATCAGATCAACGGCGGCAACCAGATCGGCCACAGCCGCACGCGCTCGATCAACGGCACGCTCAGCCAGACCGTGCTCGACTTCAGCAAGTACGCCAACCTCAAGGCCGCGCACTCGGCCTCCGATGCGCAGGACGAGCTGTACCAGGCCGCGGCGCAGGAGCTCTACGGGCGCGTGGCCGCGGCTTACTTCGGCGTGCTCACCAGCGAGGACGAGCTGACCTTCGCCAAGGCCAACGAGGATGCCTTCCGCCAGCAGTACGAGCAGTCCGACCAGCGCTTCAAGGTTGGCCTCTCGGCGATCACCGACGTGTACCAGGCCAAGGCCTACTACGAGGCGGCCAAGTCGCAGACCATTGCCACGCAGAATACACTCAACGACGCCCGCGAGGCGCTCACCCAGGTCACCGGCAAGCCGACCGGTGAACTGAAGAAGCTGCGCGACGACCTGCCGATGCAGCCGCCGACACCGGCTGACCAGGACAGCTGGGTCAAGCAGGCGCTGGAGACCAACCCCAACCTGCTCACCCAGAAGTACAACGTGCAGACGGCGCAGCACAACATCAGTGCCGCGCGCGCCGGCCACCTGCCGACGATCACCGCCGGTGTCAGCTACGGCAAGGGTGCCGGCTGGTCGGACAGCAACGCCGGCGCACGCTACCGCGACCCCTCCTCGACCACCATCGGCCTGACCTTGAACGTGCCGATCTTCTCCGGCGGCTTCACCCAGTCGCGCGTACGCCAGTCGATCTACCAGCGCGACGCCGCCACCGACGCGCTGGAAGCGCAGCGCCGCCAGGTAGTGCGCGACACGCTCAATTACTACCGCTCGGTGATCGCCGGCATCGCCCAGGTGGAATCGGCCAAGGCCTCGGTGGAGTCGGGCCGCAAGGCGCTGGAGGCGACCCGTGCCGGCTTCGAGGTGGGCACCCAGACGATGACCAACGTGCTGTTGGCGATCCAGGTCCTGACCTCCTCGGAGAGCAGCTACTCGCAGGCCCGCCACCAGTTCATCCTGAACAAGCTGCTGCTCAGGCAGACCGCCGGCACCGCCGAGCTGAAGGATATCGAGGAGATCAACGCGCTGTTGCAGTAA
- a CDS encoding protein-L-isoaspartate O-methyltransferase family protein, which produces MVMNIEQARVNMVENQVRPWEVLDGRVLEVLGRVRREDFVAAQHRQLAFADLCLPLGHGEVMMKPVVEGRVLQALELAPTDRVLEIGTGSGFLTACLAGLGGQVTSVDIHADFTAAATQRLQAAGVTNAILATGEAVREWQPDGLFDALVVTGAVHAVPSRWLDWLKPGARALVIRGLSPVQQAALLTHEGAGRYREETLFETDLPYLTHAEPPPRFVF; this is translated from the coding sequence ATGGTAATGAATATCGAACAGGCGCGGGTGAACATGGTGGAAAACCAGGTACGCCCGTGGGAAGTACTGGACGGCCGCGTGCTGGAGGTGCTCGGCCGCGTGCGCCGCGAGGACTTCGTTGCCGCCCAGCATCGCCAGCTGGCGTTCGCCGATCTGTGCCTGCCGCTGGGCCACGGCGAGGTGATGATGAAGCCGGTGGTGGAAGGCCGCGTGCTGCAGGCGCTGGAGCTGGCACCCACCGACCGCGTGCTGGAGATCGGCACCGGCTCGGGCTTCCTCACCGCCTGCCTGGCCGGCCTTGGCGGGCAGGTGACCAGTGTCGACATCCACGCCGATTTCACCGCCGCCGCCACGCAGCGCCTGCAGGCCGCCGGCGTCACTAATGCGATACTGGCCACCGGCGAGGCGGTGCGCGAGTGGCAGCCCGACGGCCTGTTCGACGCGCTGGTGGTGACCGGCGCGGTACACGCGGTGCCGTCGCGCTGGCTGGACTGGCTCAAGCCCGGTGCGCGCGCGCTGGTGATTCGCGGCCTGTCGCCGGTGCAGCAGGCCGCCTTGCTCACCCACGAAGGCGCCGGTCGCTACCGCGAAGAAACCCTGTTCGAAACCGACCTGCCCTACCTGACCCACGCCGAACCACCACCGCGGTTCGTGTTCTGA
- a CDS encoding TetR/AcrR family transcriptional regulator, with amino-acid sequence MNSAQVKSQGPGRPKDMEKRAAILSAAKALFIRNAFAGTSMDAIAADAGVSKLTVYSHFGDKDNLFREVIRSRIQDLLPEETYFFDPAADIHDTLLRVALTHAHLDCNAETVGTFRAILSDCRQGNPRYGKLIWEEGAARTHGLMERLLQQAIDAGQLDIDDVVRASGQFLSLIKGNLMMRQMFGCTDCAESYAEEIESTARAGVAMFLRAYQPR; translated from the coding sequence ATGAACAGCGCGCAGGTCAAATCCCAGGGCCCCGGCCGCCCGAAGGACATGGAGAAGCGTGCGGCGATCCTGTCGGCGGCGAAGGCCCTGTTCATCCGCAACGCGTTTGCCGGCACCAGTATGGACGCGATCGCCGCGGACGCGGGCGTGTCCAAGCTCACCGTGTACAGCCATTTCGGTGACAAGGACAACCTGTTCCGCGAGGTGATCCGCTCGCGCATCCAGGACTTGCTGCCGGAAGAGACCTACTTCTTCGATCCAGCTGCCGACATCCACGACACCCTGCTGCGGGTGGCGCTGACTCACGCCCATCTCGACTGCAACGCCGAGACCGTCGGCACCTTCCGCGCCATCCTCAGCGATTGCCGCCAAGGCAACCCGCGCTACGGCAAGCTGATCTGGGAAGAGGGCGCGGCGCGTACGCATGGCCTGATGGAACGGCTGCTGCAGCAGGCGATCGACGCCGGCCAGCTCGACATTGACGACGTGGTGCGCGCCAGCGGGCAGTTCCTCAGCCTGATCAAGGGCAACCTTATGATGCGCCAGATGTTCGGCTGCACCGACTGTGCCGAGAGCTACGCCGAGGAAATCGAGAGCACCGCGCGGGCCGGCGTCGCGATGTTCCTGCGCGCCTACCAGCCGCGTTGA
- a CDS encoding ferritin-like domain-containing protein: MAKTKPFVSDIENIRKRARQDIDKGAITAGYRADRGTVVKLLNHALATEIVCVLRYKYHYYMASGIHSQAIKAEFLQHANEEQGHADLIAERITQLDGKPNLSPDGLLSRSHADYVEGEDIVDMIKEDLIAERIAIDSYREVIAYIGTDDPTTRRVLEGILAMEEEHAEDMNTLLEQLGKKGEPAKPSPARKAAGKRG, encoded by the coding sequence ATGGCCAAGACCAAGCCGTTCGTCAGCGACATCGAGAACATCCGCAAGCGTGCGCGCCAGGATATCGACAAGGGCGCGATAACGGCGGGTTACCGCGCCGATCGCGGAACGGTGGTCAAGTTGCTCAACCATGCGCTGGCCACCGAGATCGTCTGCGTGCTGCGCTACAAGTACCACTACTACATGGCTTCGGGCATCCACTCGCAGGCGATCAAGGCCGAGTTCCTGCAGCACGCGAACGAGGAGCAGGGCCACGCCGACCTGATCGCCGAGCGCATCACCCAGCTCGACGGCAAGCCGAACCTGTCGCCGGACGGCCTGCTCAGCCGCAGCCATGCCGACTACGTGGAGGGCGAGGATATCGTCGACATGATCAAGGAGGACCTGATCGCCGAGCGCATCGCGATCGACAGCTACCGCGAGGTGATCGCCTACATCGGCACCGACGACCCGACCACCCGCCGCGTGCTGGAAGGCATCCTGGCGATGGAGGAAGAGCACGCCGAGGACATGAACACGCTGCTGGAGCAGCTCGGCAAGAAGGGCGAGCCGGCCAAGCCCTCGCCGGCCAGGAAGGCGGCGGGCAAACGCGGCTGA
- a CDS encoding zinc-binding alcohol dehydrogenase family protein, translating to MKAVALTRYLPIDDPQSLFDVELPPPTPGEHDLLVHVEAISVNPVDTKIRSPKPQIETQPKVLGYDAAGVVEATGDAVDGFRPGDRVYYAGDVTRPGSNAQFQLVDARLVGHAPRSLDLAEAAALPLTALTAWELLFQRMPFDSEDGGEGKSLLIIGGAGGVGSIAIQLARRAGFTVIATASRSETTDWCRTMGAHHVANHRHPLALQLEALGFNQVDAVLNLADTDHYWDAVGQLLAPQGHVGLIVEPAGALRVGDPYKAKCIGIHWEFMFARARFGTADMAEQGRILERIAALVDSGELRSTRSALLAPINAANLREAHRQLESGRTLGKLVLAGW from the coding sequence ATGAAAGCCGTCGCACTCACCCGCTACCTGCCAATCGACGACCCGCAATCGTTGTTCGACGTCGAGCTGCCGCCGCCGACGCCCGGCGAGCATGACCTGCTGGTGCACGTGGAGGCGATCTCGGTGAATCCGGTCGACACCAAGATCCGTTCACCCAAGCCGCAGATCGAGACGCAGCCGAAGGTGCTCGGCTACGACGCCGCCGGGGTGGTAGAGGCGACCGGCGACGCGGTCGACGGTTTCCGGCCGGGCGACCGCGTGTACTACGCCGGCGACGTCACCCGCCCGGGCAGCAACGCGCAGTTCCAGCTGGTCGACGCGCGGCTGGTCGGGCATGCGCCGCGCTCGCTGGACCTGGCCGAGGCGGCGGCGCTGCCGCTGACCGCGCTGACCGCGTGGGAGCTATTGTTTCAGCGCATGCCGTTCGACAGCGAGGATGGCGGCGAAGGCAAGTCACTGCTGATCATCGGCGGCGCCGGCGGCGTGGGCTCGATCGCCATCCAGCTGGCGCGGCGCGCGGGCTTCACGGTGATCGCCACCGCCTCGCGCAGCGAAACCACCGACTGGTGCCGCACGATGGGTGCGCACCACGTGGCCAATCATCGCCATCCGCTGGCACTGCAGTTGGAGGCCCTGGGTTTCAACCAGGTCGACGCCGTGCTCAACCTCGCCGACACCGACCACTACTGGGACGCGGTCGGCCAGCTGCTGGCGCCGCAAGGCCACGTCGGCCTGATCGTGGAGCCGGCCGGCGCGCTGAGGGTCGGCGATCCGTACAAGGCCAAGTGCATCGGCATCCACTGGGAGTTCATGTTCGCGCGGGCGCGCTTTGGCACCGCCGACATGGCCGAACAGGGCCGCATCCTCGAACGGATCGCCGCGCTGGTCGACTCCGGCGAACTGCGCAGCACGCGCAGCGCGCTGCTGGCACCGATCAACGCGGCGAACCTGCGCGAGGCGCACCGCCAGCTGGAGTCCGGCCGCACGCTCGGCAAGCTGGTGCTGGCCGGCTGGTGA